Part of the Burkholderia sp. FERM BP-3421 genome, TCGAACATCGCGTAGAGCGGCCCCCTTGTACTCGCTCAGGCGTTCGAACGTCAAGCCGCGGAACATCGCGCCCGGCAGCCAGATTTCGTCGAGCACGGTGACTTCGGAGTCGAATTCGAGGAGGCGGCGCACCTGCACGACCGGGTCGGCGGGCTTCAGGTCGAGTTGACGGGCGATCTCGGCGGGCGCGCGCATCCGGCGGCACTCGAGCAGGCGGCTCACGTGCGGGTGCTCGACGCCGTCGTCGGCCAGCAGGCGCAGGAAGCGGAACTGCGCGCGCTCCTCGCTGTGGGTCGCGACGAAGGTGCCCTTGCCCTGCCGGCGCACCAGCAGGTTGTCCGACGCCAGTTCGTCGATCGCCTTGCGCACCGTGCCCTGGCTGACCTTGTAGCGGGCCGCCAGCTCGACCTCGCTCGGGATGATCTCGCCTGGCTTCCACTCGCCCGTCTCGAGGCCCTGCGTGATCAATGCCTTGATCTGCTGGTAGAGTGGGCTGAAAGTCGGCGAAGGCGACGGCGCGGGCGCGGCTTCGCCGCCGCCCTGGCCGGCCGCCGCGCCCGTGGCGGCCGCGCCGCCCGGATTTGCCGTGTTCGCCTGGTTCGATGTCATGGCGCGCATTTCAACATAAACCCGGGTTTTACGTCCAGTTCATTCCCGGCAAAACATCTGTCTTATATAAGACATAAGATACCGTTTGACTTTGGCGGGCCCGGCTCCTACACTCCGGGGCGAGCAAGGGTTCGCGGGCTGCAAAGCGCGTCCCGGGCCTCGCGCCTCGTCCTGTCTTCAGGCGTATCGCGCCAGCATCCGCGACTCCTCCGCCCTGCTTTAAAAGCAACGCGACACATAACGCGCATAGAATGGCGTTTTTCCTAGCGTCCCACGCTCATCGTCCTGGAGATTTTCAATGGCTAAGCCCGCAAAGCGCGTTGCCGTCACCGGCGCCGCAGGTCAGATCGCTTACTCGCTGCTGTTCCGCATCGCGAACGGCGACCTGCTCGGCAAGGACCAGCCGGTCATCCTGCAACTGCTCGACCTCCCGCAAGCCCAAGCCGCCGTCAAAGGCGTCGTGATGGATCTCGATGATTGCGCGTTCCCGCTGCTCGCGGGCGTCGTGATCACCGACGATCCCAAGGTTGCCTTCAAGGACGCCGACGTGGCGCTGCTGGTCGGCGCCCGCCCGCGCTCGAAGGGCATGGAACGCAAGGACCTGCTGTCCGCCAATGCCGAGATCTTCACGGTCCAGGGCGCGGCCCTGAACGAAGTCGCCAGCCGCGACGTGAAGGTGCTGGTGGTCGGCAATCCGGCCAACACCAATGCGTACATCGCGATGAAGTCGGCGCCGGACCTGCCGAAGAAGAACTTCACGGCCATGCTGCGCCTCGACCACAACCGCGCGCTGTCGCAGCTCGCCGCCAAGTCGGGCAAGCCGGTCGCGTCGATCGAGAAGCTCGCCGTGTGGGGCAACCACTCGCCGACGATGTACCCCGACTTCCGCTTCGCGAGCGCCGAGGGCGAATCGCTGCTGAAGCTGATCAACGACGACGTGTGGAACCGCGATACGTTCATCCCGACCGTCGGCAAGCGCGGCGCGGCGATCATCGAGGCGCGCGGCCTGTCGTCGGCGGCGTCGGCGGCCAACGCGGCGATCGACCACGTGCGCGACTGGGTGCTCGGCACCAACGGCAAGTGGGTCACGATGGGCATCCCGTCGGACGGCTCGTACGGCATCCCCGAAGACATCATCTACGGCGTGCCGGTCGTCTCTGAAAACGGCGAATACAAGCGCGTCGAAGGCCTCGAAATCGACGCGTTCTCGCGCGAGAAGATGGACGGCACGCTCGCCGAGCTGCTCGAAGAGCGCGACGGCGTCGCGCACCTGCTGAAGTAAGCCGGTTGCAAGCCGGGCGCGTCCGGGCGATCCCGGGCGCGCCGCCCCCGATCCGATCCGAACGGGCTTTGCCGGCGCCTCGCGCCCGCCAGAGCCCGCCCGAATCCGATTTTTTCACGCTGGTCTAGATCCGAAGCACAACGATGTCCGCGCTCACCCCCGCTGAAGTGCTGTACGACGGCGCTTCGCCCCCCACGATCCTGCCCTGCTGCGATCACTACGCGGGCAGCGAAAAATTGATGCTCAAGTCGCTTGCGCTGCAGGCGGAACTGGGGCCGATCTTCGACCTCACCCTCGATTGCGAGGACGGCGCCGCCGTCGGCGAGGAAGCCGCCCATGCGGAGCGGGTCGCCGCCTTGCTCGGCAGCGACGCGAACCGGTTCGGCCGCGTCGGCGCGCGCATCCACGACTTCACCCACCCCCACTGGCGCGACGACGTCCGCACCATCCTGCGCGCGGCCCGCCCGCCTGCCCACCTGGCGCTGCCGAAGGTCGGCGGCGCGGCCGACGCCGCCGAGATGTGCGCGTTCATCGAAGGCACGCGCCGCGAGCTGGGCATCGCGCAGCCGATCCCGATCGACGTGCTGATCGAGACGCACGGCGCGCTCCGGCAGGTCGACCAGATCGCCGCGCTGCCGGGCGTCTCGACGCTGAGCTTCGGGCTGATGGATTTCGTCTCCGCCCACCACGGCGCGATTCCCGACAGCGCGATGCGCTCGCCCGGCCAGTTCGAGCATCCGCTCGTGCGCCGCGCGAAGCTCGAGATCGCCGCGGCCTGCCATGCGCACGGCAAGACGCCGTCGCACAACGTGAGCACCGAGGTGCGCGAGATGCGGGTCGTCGCCGACGACGCGCGGCGCGCACGCGACGAATTCGCCTTCACGCGGATGTGGAGCATCCATCCGGCGCAGATCCCCGAGATCGTCGCCGCGTTCGCGCCGCGCCACGACGAAGTCGCCCTCGCCGCCGCGATCCTGCTGGCCGCGCAGGCGGCCGACTGGGGCCCGACGCGCCACGGCGACGCGCTGCACGACCGCGCGAGCTACCGCTATTACTGGTCGGTGCTGCGCCGCGCGCATGCGGCGGGCCGGCCGCTGCCCGCAGGGGCCGCGCCATGGTTCGGCGCGGCGGCGGGCGGGCACGGTTGAGACAGGCGTTGTGCGCATGCGATAACCGGTCGAAAACTTGCTGTAAGTGCGGCCAAATAGGCGAAAATAGCGGCCGCTGCGCGCTTACGGGGCGCGTGCAGTTCAACCCGGCGGGCACGCGTTCCGTCCGCCCTTGTTAACTGATAAACGAAAGGTTCTGACTCCATGAAGAAACTGCTGATCGCCACCGCCATCGGCGCCTTGTCCGCCACGATGCTGGTCACGGCCCCGAGCGCATTCGCGCAGGCATCGTCCACGACTGCGACGAAGAAAGCCACCGCCAAGCGTCCGGCGCCGAAGAAGCAGCTGATCCCGCGCAGCAAGAAGGCTCGCGCGGCCGCCGCGGCCAAGGTCGATCCGATGCCGGAAGGCGCGGTGAAGTGGTCGTGCAAGGAAGGTCTGTCGTACGACCTCGCCGGCGACATGAAGCGCGACCAGATCGTAACCGTGCACTGGGCCAACAAGAACTACAAGCTGCCGCGCCAGACGACCACGACGGGCGCGGACGTGTTCTACGATCCGGCGAGCGGCCTCAAGCTGGTCGTGATCCCGACCAAGGGCATGCTGTTCAGCGACAAGGACGACAGCCGCCTCGCCGACGAGTGCAAGACCGCCGAGATGGCGCAGGGCACGCCGGCGCCGACCCAGTCGAACGAACTGAAGCCGGGCAACTAAGCCGCCGGCCCGCCCGATGTCCGCCCCGCTTCCGAACGTGCGTCCCGATTTCGACCCGGTGCTGGTCGACCTCGTCGACTACGTGCTGGACTACCGTATCGACAGTGCGCTCGCGCTCGAAACCGCGCGCCATTGCCTGATCGATACGCTCGGGTGCGGGCTCGAGGCGCTGTCCTACCCCGCCTGCACGAAACTGCTCGGGCCCGTCGTGCCCGGCACCGTGGTGCCGCACGGCGCGCGCGTGCCCGGCACCTCGCACCAGCTCGATCCGGTGCAGGCGGCCTTCAGTCTCGGCGCGATGATCCGCTGGCTGGACTACAACGACACCTGGCTCGCCGCCGAATGGGGTCATCCGTCCGACAACCTCGGCGGGATCCTGGCGACGGCCGACTGGCTGTCGCGCAGCGCCGTCGCCGCGGGCCGCCGGCCGCTCGCGATGAAGGCGGTGCTGCTCGCGATGATCAAGGCCCACGAGATCCAGGGCTGCCTCGCACTCGAGAATTCATTCAACCGCGTCGGCCTCGACCACGTGCTGCTCGTCAAGCTCGCCTCGACCGCCGTGGTCGGCCAGCTGCTGGGCCTCTCCCGCGACGAGCTGCTGAACGCGGTGTCGCTCGCGATCGTGGACGGCCACGCGCTGCGCACCTACCGGCACGCGCCGAACACCGGCTCGCGCAAGTCGTGGGCCGCGGGCGACGCGACCGCGCGCGCGGTGCGCCTCGCGCTGATCGCGCGCACGGGCGAGATGGGCTATCCGTCTGCGCTGAGCGCGCCGACCTGGGGCTTCTACGACGTGCTGTTCGACGGCCAGCCGTTCCGCTTCCAGCGCCCGTACGGCAGCTACGTGATGGAGAACGTGCTGTTCAAGATCGCGTTTCCGGCCGAATTCCACGCGCAGACCGCGGCCGAAGCCGCGCTCGCGCTGCATGCGCAGCTCGCCGCGCTCGGCCGGCCGGCCGAGACGATCCGGCGCATCACCGTGCGCACGCACGAAGCGGCGCTGCGCATCATCGACAAGACGGGGCCGCTCGCGAACCCCGCCGACCGCGACCACTGCATCCAGTACATGATCGCGGTGCCGCTGCTGGTCGGCCGCCTGACGGCCGCCGACTACGAGGACGAGGTCGCGCGCGACCCGCGCATCGACGCGCTGCGCGCGAAGATCACCTGCGTGGAAGACCCGCAGTTCACGAAGGATTATCACGATCCGGACAAGCGCTCGATCGCGAACGCGCTGACGATCGAGTTAGACGACGGAACGACGCTGGCGGAGGTGACGGTCGAGTACCCGCTCGGCCACCGCCGGCGACGTGCGGA contains:
- a CDS encoding HpcH/HpaI aldolase/citrate lyase family protein, with amino-acid sequence MSALTPAEVLYDGASPPTILPCCDHYAGSEKLMLKSLALQAELGPIFDLTLDCEDGAAVGEEAAHAERVAALLGSDANRFGRVGARIHDFTHPHWRDDVRTILRAARPPAHLALPKVGGAADAAEMCAFIEGTRRELGIAQPIPIDVLIETHGALRQVDQIAALPGVSTLSFGLMDFVSAHHGAIPDSAMRSPGQFEHPLVRRAKLEIAAACHAHGKTPSHNVSTEVREMRVVADDARRARDEFAFTRMWSIHPAQIPEIVAAFAPRHDEVALAAAILLAAQAADWGPTRHGDALHDRASYRYYWSVLRRAHAAGRPLPAGAAPWFGAAAGGHG
- a CDS encoding malate dehydrogenase, translating into MAKPAKRVAVTGAAGQIAYSLLFRIANGDLLGKDQPVILQLLDLPQAQAAVKGVVMDLDDCAFPLLAGVVITDDPKVAFKDADVALLVGARPRSKGMERKDLLSANAEIFTVQGAALNEVASRDVKVLVVGNPANTNAYIAMKSAPDLPKKNFTAMLRLDHNRALSQLAAKSGKPVASIEKLAVWGNHSPTMYPDFRFASAEGESLLKLINDDVWNRDTFIPTVGKRGAAIIEARGLSSAASAANAAIDHVRDWVLGTNGKWVTMGIPSDGSYGIPEDIIYGVPVVSENGEYKRVEGLEIDAFSREKMDGTLAELLEERDGVAHLLK
- a CDS encoding bifunctional 2-methylcitrate dehydratase/aconitate hydratase, whose protein sequence is MSAPLPNVRPDFDPVLVDLVDYVLDYRIDSALALETARHCLIDTLGCGLEALSYPACTKLLGPVVPGTVVPHGARVPGTSHQLDPVQAAFSLGAMIRWLDYNDTWLAAEWGHPSDNLGGILATADWLSRSAVAAGRRPLAMKAVLLAMIKAHEIQGCLALENSFNRVGLDHVLLVKLASTAVVGQLLGLSRDELLNAVSLAIVDGHALRTYRHAPNTGSRKSWAAGDATARAVRLALIARTGEMGYPSALSAPTWGFYDVLFDGQPFRFQRPYGSYVMENVLFKIAFPAEFHAQTAAEAALALHAQLAALGRPAETIRRITVRTHEAALRIIDKTGPLANPADRDHCIQYMIAVPLLVGRLTAADYEDEVARDPRIDALRAKITCVEDPQFTKDYHDPDKRSIANALTIELDDGTTLAEVTVEYPLGHRRRRAEGIPLLVGKFRANLARRFPPKQQQAILDVSLDQAKLEAMPVNEYVDLYVI